The genomic region AAGAACATATGCTCCGTGCGGCACAGGCCGACGCCCTCCGCGCCGAAATCACGCGCGGTGCGGCAATCGAGCGGCGTCTCGGCATTGGCGCGCACCTTGAGGCGGCGCACCTGATCGGCCCATTGCATCAAGGTGCCGAAATCGCCCGCCAGCTCGGGCTGGATCGTGGCGACCTCGCCCGCCATCACCTCGCCGGTCGCGCCGTCGATCGTGACGATCTCGCCCTCGCGCACCTCGCGCCCGCCGACCCGCGCGATCTTCGCCCTGGAGTCGATCGACAGCGCGCCCGCGCCGGAAACGCAGGGGCGGCCCATGCCGCGCGCCACCACCGCCGCGTGGCTGGTCATGCCGCCGCGCGCGGTGAGGATGCCCTTCGCCGCGTGCATCCCGTGGATGTCTTCCGGCGAGGTTTCGGTGCGGACGAGGATCACCGCCTTGCCGTCCGCCGCCCAGCGCTCGGCCGTGTCGGCGTCGAACACCGCCGCCCCGCTCGCCGCGCCCGGCGAGGCGGGCAGGCCCTTGGTCAGCACGTCGCGCGTGGCATCGGGATCGAGCGTCGGGTGGAGCAGCTGGTCGAGCGCCTGCGGATCGACGCGCGCGATCGCCTCCTCGCGCGTGATGAGGCCGGCATCCGCCATCTCCACCGCGATCTTCAGCGCGGCCTTGGCGGTGCGCTTGCCCGAGCGCGTCTGGAGCATCCAGAGCTTCCCCGCCTCGACGGTGAACTCGATGTCCTGCATGTCGCGGTAATGGTTTTCGAGCCGGTCGAACACGGCGGCCAGCTCGCCATAGACCGCCGGCATCGCCTCCTCCATCGAGGCGGCCTTCGCGCCAGCCGTCTCGCGCGCGGCCTTCGTCAGATATTGCGGCGTGCGGATGCCCGCCACCACGTCCTCGCCCTGCGCGTTGATGAGGAACTCGCCGTAATAGGCATTGTCGCCGGTCGAGGGATCGCGGGTGAAGGCGACGCCCGTCGCCGAGGTGTCGCCCATGTTGCCGAACACCATCGCCTGCACGTTGACCGCCGTGCCCCAGTCGCCCGGAATATCGTTGAGCCGGCGATAGACCTTGGCGCGCTCCGACTGCCACGAGCCGAACACCGCGCCGATCGCGCCCCAGAGCTGGTCATGCACGTCCTGCGGGAAAGGCTTGCCCCATTCCTGCTCGACCAGCTTCTTGTATTCGCCGACCAGCGCCTTCCAGTCCTCGGCCGCCATCTCGGTATCGAGGGTGAAGCCCTTGTCCTCCTTGGCGATCTCCAGCGCTTCCTCGAACGCGCCGTGGTCAAGCTCCAGCACGACGTCCGAATACATCTGGATGAAGCGGCGATAGCTGTCCCACGCGAAACGCTCGTCGCCGGAAACCTTGGCCAGCCCCTCGACCGTCGCGTCGTTGAGGCCGAGGTTGAGCACCGTGTCCATCATGCCCGGCATCGACACGCGCGCGCCGGAGCGGACCGACACCAGCAGCGGCCCCGCACCCGCGGCCGAGGCATCGCCGAACTTCTTGCCCGTAACCGCCTCGATATGCGCGATGCCCTGCGCCACCTCGGCGCGGAGCGATTCCGGGAATTGCTCGCCGTCGTCGTAATAGCGCGTGCACATCTCGGTCGAGATGGTGAAGCCCGGCGGCACCGGCAGGCCGATCGAGGCCATTTCCGCCAGATTCGCGCCCTTCCCGCCGAGCAGGAACTTGTCCCCCTTGCCCCCGTCTGAAACGCCACCACCGAACCGATAGACGTATTGCGTCATGTCCAATCCCTAAGTGTCTGTTTTCGCTGCGGGAGCGAAAGGTCTGGAAGGCGAGGGCGCGATTATCCCTCGATTCTGGAGAAATCCGCGACGCTGTGCACCGCAGCACGAACGCGCGCAAGCAGCGCGAGCCGGGCGTCGCGCTTGACGGGATCGGCGTCATTGACCGTCACCGTATCGAAAAAGGCGTCGATCGGCGCGCGCAGCGTGGCGAGCGCCGCCATCGCCGCCTCGAAATCCTCATTGGCGACCGCGCGCGCGGCGGCCGGCTCGGCGGCGTCGAGCGCCGCGATCAGCGCCGCTTCGTCGGGCTCCGGGGTCTGATTCACGCGGCCCGGCTCGTACTTCTCTTTCTTGAGGATGTTGGCCGCGCGCTTGTATCCCGCGAGCAGGTTCGCGCCGTCATCGGTGCCGATGAACGATTGCAGCGCATGGACACGCGCGAGCAGGCGGACGAGATCGTCCTCCCCGCCGAGCGCGAACACCGCGTCGATCAGGTCATGCCGGACGCCCGCCTCGCGCTGCTGGACCTTGAGGCGGTCGGCGAAGAATCGGGTAACTTCATCCGCATGTGTGCCAGCGAAGAAAAGCGCCTTGGTGACCGCATCGTCAGCACTGCTTTGAGCGCCTTTCGTTCCCAGCAAACCGGAAATCGGACTATCGAGTGCAGCCGCGACGTGAACATCCATCAGTCGCTGACCGACATCGGACAGCCCCTCACTCAAAACCTTATCAATTGAACCCGCAATATCGTGATGTGCGGGTTCGCTCGCCCAACCAAGCAACATCATTGTGAACAGAAATCGGTCGAAATCCAAACGAATGCCGATTTTAAGTATGATACTAATGCAGCCCAA from Sphingomonas sp. CL5.1 harbors:
- the ppdK gene encoding pyruvate, phosphate dikinase, coding for MTQYVYRFGGGVSDGGKGDKFLLGGKGANLAEMASIGLPVPPGFTISTEMCTRYYDDGEQFPESLRAEVAQGIAHIEAVTGKKFGDASAAGAGPLLVSVRSGARVSMPGMMDTVLNLGLNDATVEGLAKVSGDERFAWDSYRRFIQMYSDVVLELDHGAFEEALEIAKEDKGFTLDTEMAAEDWKALVGEYKKLVEQEWGKPFPQDVHDQLWGAIGAVFGSWQSERAKVYRRLNDIPGDWGTAVNVQAMVFGNMGDTSATGVAFTRDPSTGDNAYYGEFLINAQGEDVVAGIRTPQYLTKAARETAGAKAASMEEAMPAVYGELAAVFDRLENHYRDMQDIEFTVEAGKLWMLQTRSGKRTAKAALKIAVEMADAGLITREEAIARVDPQALDQLLHPTLDPDATRDVLTKGLPASPGAASGAAVFDADTAERWAADGKAVILVRTETSPEDIHGMHAAKGILTARGGMTSHAAVVARGMGRPCVSGAGALSIDSRAKIARVGGREVREGEIVTIDGATGEVMAGEVATIQPELAGDFGTLMQWADQVRRLKVRANAETPLDCRTARDFGAEGVGLCRTEHMFFDAARITAVRQMILAADEAGRRAALEKLLPEQRKDFVEILEVMAGLPVTIRLLDPPLHEFLPHEEAEFAEVAAAAGVDVETLKRRAAELHEFNPMLGHRGCRLGVTYPEIYEMQARAIFEAALDVAEKSGEAPIPEVMIPLVATKRELELMKAVVDRTAEAVFAERGKRVDYLVGTMIELPRAALRAAEIAEAGEFFSFGTNDLTQTTLGVSRDDAARFLTTYVEKGIYARDPFVSLDVEGVGELVQIAAQRGRSTRPGIKLGICGEHGGDPASIAFCESVGLDYVSASPYRVPIARLAAAQAALNK